In Betta splendens chromosome 19, fBetSpl5.4, whole genome shotgun sequence, the following proteins share a genomic window:
- the LOC114845661 gene encoding E3 ubiquitin-protein ligase TRIM39-like, protein MASSISMSEEQFLCSICLDTFTRPVSTPCGHNFCLACITRYWDDAPLCQCPLCKETFQTRPHLKVNTFISELASQFLLLQVTDARAWSSERPPANSGAAVLCDVCTDAQRGAVRSCLECVTSYCDLHLEPHHRAAGLRRHTLVDPLEDLEARMCKEHNRLLRLFCRRDNVLLCDVCSRLRNLSHHVVPVQQAFREMRDELEVADARAREMIRERQEKVQATRASVQQSQRDTGAAIARSTEELAALASEIQRSQAELVQVMEERQKAAEEEAEGFIGCLERDVAQLEAARGRLRELEAGGDQLRFLQEVPDACVLPRTADPTSFSFHGLVRLHHLRTRLSSSVAQLKAALSDLRALASEAGGEDACDGASLATMRQHEVSVVLDALTAHPLLVLSDDRKEVRFSGNPALWRYQSLDLSPSTFTEHLAVLGEQGFVSCRFYFEVFVGRKSEWCLGVAKASVQRSGGFARTPQSGLWALWFLEDRFETFSCPGVPVRWGKVERVGVFVDYDGGRVSFCDVQAGTLIYSITECLFTEPLHPYFNPCDNEYGSNLDPMVIVPVGTDAATATFY, encoded by the coding sequence TCTGCCTGGCCTGCATCACGCGTTACTGGGACGACGCGCCGCTCTGCCAGTGCCCGCTCTGCAAGGAGACGTTCCAGACGAGGCCGCACCTCAAGGTCAACACCTTCATCTCGGAGCTCgcgtcgcagttcctgctgcttcaggtGACGGACGCGCGGGCGTGGAGCTCGGAGCGGCCGCCGGCGAACTCTGGCGCCGCGGTGCTCTGCGACGTTTGCACCGACGCTCAGCGGGGGGCCGTGCGGTCATGTCTGGAGTGTGTGACCTCCTACTGCGACCTGCACCTGGAGCCGCACCACCGGGCTGCAGGACTGAGGAGGCACACGCTGGTCGACCCTCTGGAAGATCTGGAGGCCCGGATGTGCAAGGAGCACAACCGCCTCCTCAGGTTGTTTTGTCGAAGGGACAACGTTTTGCTGTGCGACGTCTGCAGCAGGTTACGCAACTTGAGTCACCACGTCGTTCCCGTGCAGCAGGCGTTCAGAGAGATGAGGGACGAGCTGGAGGTCGCGGACGCCAGGGCGCGGGAGATGATCCGCGAGAGGCAGGAGAAGGTGCAGGCGACGAGGGCGTCggtgcagcagagccagagggaCACCGGCGCCGCCATCGCACGGAGCACGGAGGAGCTGGCGGCGCTGGCGTCTGAGATCCAGAGGAGCCAGGCGGAGCTGgtgcaggtgatggaggagaggcagaaggCGGCGGAAGAAGAAGCGGAGGGCTTCATCGGCTGCTTGGAGCGGGACGTGGCCCAGCTGGAGGCGGCGCGGGGGAGGCtgagggagctggaggcgggAGGGGACCAGCTCCGCTTCCTCCAGGAGGTCCCCGACGCCTGCGTCCTGCCCCGGACCGCCGACCCGACCTCCTTCAGCTTCCACGGGCTCGTCCggctgcatcacctccgcacgCGTCTGAGCAGCTCCGTGGCCCAGTTGAAGGCGGCGCTGAGCGACCTCCGCGCGCTGGCGAGCGAGGCCGGCGGCGAGGACGCGTGCGACGGGGCGTCGCTGGCGACCATGCGGCAGCACGAGGTCAGCGTGGTGCTGGACGCCCTCACGGCGCACCCGCTGCTCGTTCTGTCCGACGACAGGAAGGAGGTGAGGTTCAGCGGGAACCCGGCTCTGTGGCGGTACCAGAGCCTGGACCTGAGCCCCAGCACGTTCACGGAGCACCTCGCCGTCCTGGGGGAGCAGGGCTTCGTGTCCTGCAGGTTTTACTTCGAGGTGTTCGTCGGGAGGAAGAGCGAGTGGTGCCTGGGCGTGGCCAAGGCCTCGGTGCAGAGGAGCGGCGGCTTCGCCCGCACCCCGCAGTCTGGACTCTGGGCCCTGTGGTTCCTGGAGGACCGGTTCGAGACGTTCAGCTGTCCGGGTGTGCCGGTGCGCTGGGGGAAGGTGGAGCGAGTGGGCGTGTTCGTGGACTACGACGGAGGTCGGGTGTCGTTCTGCGACGTTCAGGCGGGAACGCTCATTTACTCCATCACCGAGTGTCTGTTCACGGAACCTCTGCATCCGTACTTCAACCCGTGTGACAACGAGTACGGCTCCAACCTGGACCCGATGGTCATTGTTCCGGTCGGAACTGATGCAGCTACTGCAACATTCTACTAG